A window from Primulina eburnea isolate SZY01 chromosome 2, ASM2296580v1, whole genome shotgun sequence encodes these proteins:
- the LOC140819132 gene encoding scarecrow-like protein 8 codes for MSSGFSGGVPDFFTASRRSSNMPLNMDINNLNSQKQVLFRSPLSGIQTDPNAQIAARRRPDLIGKRSLAEFQHQQNILQQQGLGFYLRNVKPRPNFQHASPISTLSPVDFPPVTTLSPDVSSTSNSLVNNTNSRYGFPILQQQRLQPFILSNTSNVPSGISLPKLVLNQESVNLVPGQDLSAQESEKKMLNHKLQELEKQLLGDEDEGEAASVVTSSEWSETIQNLINPAQKPISPSPTSSSSSCSSTSASPPLPCPKQSLIDAALAISEGKPETAADIFTRLQHVSSAKGNSEQRLAAHVISSLKSRINPVVNPPPVSELYSKEQAGAAQMLYEFSSCFKLGFMAANLAILEATSEQGFNKIHVVDLDIGQGGQYMHLLHALAAKTCEGKPISMLKITTLTDSAAASRGYSSEEKLRVVGEELKSLANKLGVCLAICVKNANISELSREKLDINPDEALAVNFAFHLYKLPDESVTTENPRDEMLRRVKSLSPTVMTIVEQEMNANTAPVVARVREVCEHYGALFDSLDATVSRDNSNRVRIEEGLCRRIKNSVACEGRDRVERCEVFGKWRARVGMAGFKIRPMSRIAADSLRSKLNSGTRGNPGFTVNEQSGGICFGWMGRTLTVASAWS; via the coding sequence ATGTCTTCTGGGTTTTCCGGTGGCGTGCCGGACTTCTTCACCGCCAGCAGGAGGTCCTCCAACATGCCATTGAATATGGACATCAACAATCTCAACTCACAGAAGCAGGTTCTTTTTAGGTCGCCGCTTTCTGGGATTCAGACCGACCCGAATGCACAGATCGCCGCCCGCCGGAGACCCGATTTGATCGGGAAAAGATCTCTGGCCGAATTTCAGCATCAACAGAATATCTTGCAGCAGCAGGGGTTAGGATTTTATCTCAGGAACGTAAAGCCGAGGCCTAATTTCCAGCATGCATCCCCGATATCCACTCTCTCTCCCGTAGATTTTCCCCCGGTAACTACCCTGTCACCTGACGTTTCTTCGACATCCAATTCTCTCGTGAACAACACAAACTCGCGGTACGGTTTTCCGATTCTCCAGCAACAGAGGCTACAGCCTTTTATTCTTTCAAACACGAGCAACGTTCCATCTGGTATTTCTTTGCCAAAGTTGGTGTTAAACCAGGAATCTGTGAATTTGGTTCCGGGGCAGGATCTCTCTGCTCAAGAATCCGAGAAAAAGATGCTGAATCACAAGTTGCAGGAGCTGGAAAAACAGCTCTTAGGCGATGAAGATGAAGGAGAAGCAGCTTCTGTTGTGACCAGCAGCGAATGGTCCGAAACCATCCAGAATCTCATTAACCCTGCCCAAAAACCCATTTCCCCATCGCCAACTTCTTCGTCATCTTCGTGTTCGTCCACTTCCGCCTCACCTCCTCTGCCTTGCCCAAAACAATCATTGATTGACGCCGCCTTGGCCATCTCCGAAGGAAAGCCAGAAACTGCTGCTGATATATTCACGCGCCTCCAACACGTGTCTAGCGCGAAAGGGAACTCAGAACAGAGGCTCGCAGCACACGTGATATCATCCCTGAAATCGCGAATCAACCCTGTCGTAAATCCTCCTCCGGTGTCCGAGCTTTACAGTAAAGAACAAGCTGGAGCAGCCCAAATGTTATACGAGTTTTCTTCATGTTTCAAGTTGGGATTCATGGCCGCAAATCTAGCCATCCTCGAAGCCACCTCAGAACAGGGTTTCAACAAGATTCACGTCGTGGACTTGGATATCGGGCAAGGTGGACAGTATATGCATTTGCTACACGCGCTGGCAGCGAAGACGTGTGAAGGAAAACCGATCTCTATGTTAAAGATCACAACTTTGACAGATTCCGCCGCCGCGTCTCGTGGCTATAGCAGCGAAGAAAAGCTGAGAGTTGTTGGTGAGGAGCTCAAATCTCTGGCAAATAAACTCGGCGTTTGCTTAGCAATATGCGTGAAAAACGCGAACATCTCGGAATTAAGCAGAGAAAAATTGGATATAAATCCCGACGAAGCTTTAGCCGTGAATTTCGCATTCCATCTGTACAAACTCCCCGACGAAAGCGTCACAACAGAGAATCCAAGAGACGAGATGCTCCGCCGCGTAAAAAGTTTATCACCAACCGTAATGACGATCGTCGAACAAGAAATGAATGCAAACACAGCACCTGTGGTGGCGCGTGTGAGGGAAGTCTGCGAACACTACGGCGCGTTGTTCGACTCGCTGGACGCCACCGTTTCGAGAGATAACTCGAACCGGGTTCGAATCGAGGAGGGACTGTGCCGGAGAATAAAAAACTCGGTTGCTTGCGAAGGTAGGGATCGTGTGGAGAGATGCGAGGTGTTCGGCAAATGGCGGGCCCGGGTAGGCATGGCCGGGTTCAAGATTCGACCCATGAGTCGAATCGCCGCCGATTCGCTCCGATCCAAGTTGAACTCGGGTACACGTGGCAATCCGGGATTCACTGTCAACGAGCAATCCGGAGGCATCTGCTTTGGTTGGATGGGACGGACACTTACCGTCGCATCTGCTTGGAGTTAA